Below is a genomic region from Oryzias melastigma strain HK-1 linkage group LG7, ASM292280v2, whole genome shotgun sequence.
GACTGCATCCATTCATTTAGGAGCAgttcttactgtttttttcagatatttacaaatccaagattattttacaaaagaaattaaagttaatgCACATAACAAAAGTTACAGAATAATTAAAGTTCTGTCATATGtgtataaaaacaatataattagACTTATCTGGACATTTTAACGTTTCCTggtgaaaaattgaaaatcatTATACATCAAAAGTAAATGGGAGTTCTTACCATTGATAGCATCCTGAATGACTGTGTTCTCCAGGTTTTCACACACCCACTCCTTACAGCACTTCCCAGGCAGCCGGACGAACTGTGGATTCGGACAGTCCGGAGTGGGCAGACGAGCGTTCAGCGGACAAGCGGGAACACAGACGACCCCCCCGCCTCTGCAGTGGCAGTAGGTGTCACAGGACGGCTTGAAGGACTGGCCATCGTGGTAGGAAATGCCGTTGACCTCACAGCTCAGGTCCTCCTGACCTGTAGGAGGCAGAGCACAGAAAAGTCATTTTGGTTCAGACATACCTGCAGAAATCAACTTCATTTGAGCTTAAAAGGACGGATTCATGCAACATTTTTTGCCtctgttttgacatttcataTCAAAACCAACCTGAATTAAAACTTCAGTGTACcactattattttttacattttatattttgcagGATAAAGCAACAGCAGGTGCAAGAAATAATGTAATCTAATCTGACTCAGCTGAGATAAACGTTGCTGTCCTTGGCTCCACCAGAACAGATCCACGTCTACAGGAAGTCAAAGGCAGCTGTGTGGGGAGGATGACACTTGCTGCTCGACCTCCACATTCCTGCTTCCACCCAACCTTGACCTACATGTGTGCGTGTCTGTCGTCTGTCTTGTTTGGGCTTGACTGAAACAAATTTCAATATTGggtaaatttttattttgtgagatTAATAAACTTCTATTCTATTTAAACTCAAACTCATGTATGGGTAGGGGGCATTTCCTTATCAGACCCAAACTGTCTCATCACAAACCAACAAGTAAAGTTGCTTCATCTGccattaaagagccactccaaagaaaatcatgtttttggtgatttcaacattttcttttggcatttttctgatgatggaggacacatataaagaaatttaaaccTAATATgtactttatatttaaaatatgttggaATATAAGGGGCTACAAGCTAGTAggagagagtgaaaacaaagggatgatgggaagtcagagCAGGCTTACTTtgtgccaatagtcccgcccacaactctgaggggaATTTCTAGAGAGCATTTGAGAAACTACatactagaaaatgacacagattttttgagtttggataaaaatggtataaacataattaaaagaccactgggaatgttttacaatagatcaaaaatgatcagaatagGACTTTAAAGCCTTTTTGTCCAATTGCAGTTATCTGTTTGAGTCTGGATTTTGAGGTTGGCACAGATGTTTATAGTGGGCAAGGGGTAAGCTGGGAAAAAGGCATGTGTGTGagaaatttacaattcaattaGTATTTAACCAAACATTTTCAGGTCAATTGAATAAGATTGTTGTTGAGTTGCATCAAGTTGtaaatacaaacacaattttccagataaaaagaaaatgatgtcaGAGCAATGATGGTGAAGAGCTGGAGAAgtaaagtggtaaaaaaaaaaaaaaaaaagttttaatatattttattaaaaaaaaaaactttaagaaaaggGAAGAGACTAATAGAagattttgttctgtttttctgttttaaatgccaaattagcaaaaatctggaaaaatgtcaaattttgccaaaatagctagcataggctaatgctaaaatattggctaaactccaatttaacctaaaaactggaaccatttatattttgccaaaaaagctaacataattctgaaatattagctaaatttcaaattaaccTGAAGAACTTGATACATTTCTAATTTTCCCCAAACTGCTACCATAATCCTAAATTATGAACctaatttgcctaaagaacttgaGGAAGTTCAACTTGAAGAAGGttttaaaatgcacattttattaAGGCTTTGAGGAATTTTTCATTCCTTTCCTAtggggaatattttgctcaatatttaaaaaactaaaaggttcatgaatactaaaagtaaaagcagtaatgtcctgaaaaaGCTGAACGATTTGTTACCAAggttgctgaaatcactgaaagttgATTGAGTTGTGCTAAAAAACATtcggagaggagcaggaggaataaaatattaaattaggcATATTATGTGTGACACTTTAAACTTAAACATAGTGATTTCCAAAAGGGATGCAATGATTCACTTTTCCTGTGATTCAGTACAATGACGTAACAAACGGTTTAGTTTTAAACCAGGACTTGTGACATCCATATTAGTTACCCCAAAACCAGCTAGAACCAGTCTGTTCGTGTGACTTTCCAGCTTTTCTTCCAGCTCTGTTGTGTGTTTCCCGCCTTAGTGGAAGGAAAAAGAGCAGAGCAGGGTCATGGAAAGAGGTGAGGACACCATCATCGCCAATGGATCGGTAATTGTTGGAGGCAAAAGAGTCTCAAATTTGATTTCTGCATGTCGTCTGTAATCTGTCCAACTCAAGTGGCAGAATTAGAGGAAACGTGTCAACAGCAGCCCCAGAAATACAAACTGGAACTGTTAGGACGTCTGGAAGATCACTAAAGTCTGGTGCGGTTGTTCTGCTGCACAAACTCTGGTTTTATCGCCCCTCTGTCCAAACATGAGCCGgcctgtttgtttgttggagGAGGCACTTACTGACACACTCTCCAGGGTCGCCGGGGAGGCTGGCGCTGGAGTCGCACTGGAGTCCTTTCTGCCCGTCACAGGGCAGCATCGCGGTGCAGGACTCTCCCTGCTGACGCGCACACACCTGGCAGCACCCGCAGCCGTCCAGCACCAGCGGGACTCCTGCGGGGCATTCGGGAGCGGGTCCGGGGCAAAAGCAGGACCTGTCACACAGCTGACAAAGAACCTGTGGGAGAAGGtgccagacagaaaaaaaaggattcaaatGTAAAACTGAAAGCTGGTGTTCTGTGAAATTGCATCATCCTGCAAGACTCAGACCAAACTGTTGACTCTGCTAAACCAATCAGTGAAGAACCCAAAATGTCTGGACAGACCCAGTCACTCCTAACCACAGGAGAGTTCCTAAATTACTCAACAGAGAAAACAGTCAAGCAGTTCTCTGACAAGCAGGCTGCTATAAAGGATGCATGACTCACACGAAGAGCCATCACTGATTTATCTTCATTTAAAACCGTCACAGTAGTTAGAACATTTCCTCCAAGACACATAAACATGGATATCACCTGACAGATGTGAGGAATGACCCTCCTCCCTGATCCTCTTCAACAGAAACTGAACCCACAGACTATCAACCCAACCAAAGTGTGAGCAGAGCAGGCCTCACCTGAGCGGCCACACACAGCAGCACAGCCACAGCGGTCACACAGTCACACAGCAGTCGGTCCATGGGGCTGGTGGTGGTGGCAGCGCTGGCTCTGCCTGGACCCTGAACGGCGGTGTGACCAGTGTTTGCCCGCTGACATTTATAAAGTCTGGTCTCTGATGTCACAGGCTGACTGCCGTGTAAACAGCCTCTGGAGCGGCATCAGAATGTTTCACATTCCTCCTCCCTGCTGCCCATTTCCACTTCCAAACACGCACACCTCCACCCCCTCTTTTTCCCCTCCTGCCGGAGTTTTCCAGGCTTGTGGCACGCTGCGTTCACACAgctaaacatgaaaaatacgTTAGCCACGTTTTCTCAGAGGGAAATAACAGCCAGGACTTTCACTTTTATACATTAAACGGTGGTGTTTACATGTGTTTATCTCCCTTTCATAACAAGGAGGTTCATTAAATGTGGaaagattaaaatataattgGTATTTGACTCCTTTGGCACACTATTGAGTGACAGAGCTTTGATcagttctttattttaaataaagttatcaGGAAAACTTTAAGCAAGAAGCCTGCACTTTATTAGTTGAATTATGCAAATGAAGGCATGTTGTTAGTCTTTGATGTTTGGGTTAACACAATGCCAACAGGACAATACATCAGAAAGGGTCAAATTTAAGATACAAAACATCAATATTAGAAGTATTTAGGAGAAATTTAAACGGTTTAGTCCAGTATTTGACAATAAGAAATAAAGTTTACTAAAGAGGAAAAGAATCATAGTAGATGTCTCTGTTAGGAGCCAGAcaactccacacaaaaacaacCGGGTGGGTTTTGACCCAAAGCCTTCTGGCTGTGAGGCATGACTGTTAACCATTTCAATAAGTAAAGATCATGAGAAGGggagtaaatatatatttgtgttacGAGAAAAACGTCTTTAATCTTTGGCGGTTTGGCTCTGTTCCAATGACGTCGTGTTCTTGGCATGAACTCAGACCATGATGGTGGAGAGAAACCAGACCATCCAGAGCTTTGCTCCAAGTGGAGAACAAGGAGAAGAACCATGAAAAGAGAGACAAGTCATGAAAAGCAAAAGTAggtttgtgattggctaaagAAAAAGGCGGGGCATTTAGCTATTGGTTCAGATTGAAAGTctaaatgatgatgatgacataACAACCCAGGATGCCTGTACGTGAGGCAGATCTTCCTGATTGAAATTGCGCCAAAGCTTCACTACACAACTGTGGACAACTTGATTAGCAACAAGGCTCACACAACAGGCCTGACACTGAAGTAAATGTGGTACAAGAAGACTAAAGGAAGCACAAAGCTGCTCAGATGGGATCTCAGCAGAAAATGTCTGATGTTCAAGttactttaaacttttacaagttcccctttttttttaaatcaataaattttCTGAACATCTCTAGAATAAGTGGAATCAAAGTGAGTTGTTTTGGTCAGTTCTTTTTCCAAAACCTGAGCTTCAaagaagttgtgtttttaaattatttttatagaaataatagaaaataaaagaataatgaaaataaagatgagTTAAAATTTTGTTCTCAACAGAAAGGACTCAGTAGGAGTTTAAACAAATACATGCAATCTttgaaactttctttaaaacGTAGAGTGTTGTACAAGAGTGAACACAGAAAGCTGTTATAGAGACAGTGAAAGATAAAGATCACTTAGATCTCCCTTTTCCTCAGCATTAAGGATTCCTGTCACTCTTTCACGGATTACTGTTACCTCTTCTTTCCTTTTACTTCCTTACACTTGCATTTCTGGAGGTTCTGCTGTGATATCTGCCAGCTTGTTGTTCTGTTGGGTCTGTTCACTCATGAGTCCACcaatgaaataaaactgaatccaAAACCCCCTAATAATGCACCAACTTCAGTTCTATTATTTGCATCCCCTTTACACCAATATAattaccaaaaaatgtaaacaaaatcatCAAGGTTGTTTtggtgaaaagtcacattttgtaACATGGGAATCAGTCAAAAACAACTTTCTTCTtaaaccagcctctagtggtcgttTGTGGAACTGCAATGTTTAGCCCTCCTTGtttgaatgaaatgaaaagatTTCTTTCTGAAtagatttcaaataaaaaacatccacCAAAAGTGTCCACCTTCTTCATGAATTCTCATTTAAGCATCACAGTCaataataaaccatttttaGGAATATCAacctaaaatattgtttaaaaagttttagcttGTGTCAAGTTTTATTAAGAagtgaattttacaaagaaagTGTTGTGATGAAATTGTAAATCATGTTTTACTTGgactcaaaacagaaaaaaggtatCAAGCTCTTAAATGTCATCTGCTTCTTACAGATCCAGGTGGGCAGAAAAGTGATCCAGAAATGAGTTATAAATAGAAGCAGACAGACGGATATTGGAGAGGAAAGTCTGTGTAACAGCAGCAGCGCCGACTCCAGGTGGACCGCTGGTATGGATGAGATCTGAGCGTCCAAAAACCACATTTACTAAAGTATTTATATGTTTGAAGCACAATTATCATTATTATATAAcagtagaaagaaaaacaacttcaagCAGTTCCTTTATTCAGGGTTTGGGTAATGTGATACTACTGAGCTAAAACAGTTCTAAGAACTTTTCTTGGTGTGAAAACATTAATGATTTGTCATTAGAACAACTGTTATGCAGTCAAATGTACCCatgaattcagaaaaaaagccaaGGTCAAGTTTTAGCAAAGTTACAAAactaaaattgaataaaaacacataaaatttattttttaaagaaacagaattCAGAAAGgagctttttcacattttttactaattttctACATTATTTGTTTGCTCCTTTTTGTGAGTTTCAGCAGAATCGTTGCTATTTCttttaatatagaaaaaaacaaagcacagatgctaatgtttgtttgaaattcaatcagttattttttcacaaaagtgacTCAGGTATTTGGGTCCAAGTATGCAAAAACTATGCAGTGAGCTTGTTGCAGCAAGCAGTATTCCAAAGAAATCATTAATAAGGAAGAACAGCAtttctctttaatttactgACAGTCTTCTGGAATGGAGAGAAGTCTGTTCAAGTCTTGGAGCCGACTGGTTCGGGCATGTCGGATTTAAAGGATAAAACTAACTGGGATGCATTTTTGCAGCTGAGTATTTTTacatcctccatccatcttgGCTGTTTTCCAGCTTTCTTCGTGCTTTTAGGTGCTATTCACCAGGTTCAGATGTGTTTAGTCGATCGGAATGTGGAAACCAAATGAGCAGGGAGAGCGGAAAAACAAGGGGGGGCTGGATCTTCAGGATCTGATGTtgataacaaataaataatgattacAATCAGATTTTATACATTAACCCTTAATATGCTATGAAAACTacaatattttgtcttttttttattagcattttttaattgttaaatgtATGGAGTTTTATtcgggccaatattatttgaaacccaaatacaaattgaaaaaaatgttggtgtaaaaagtaaaatgtccaaaacttttttctattaaaaaatacatataattatttttagttgtaaatgttctgttttttagatttcaaactcaaaatttcaatttgaaaacttctttttgttttactttccacacgtttttttttattttggtatctgaaaatttcatttttaaaacttttggtcTCAACGGGGGCGGGGCTTACATAACGGACCATTCACTGaattgaaacctaaaaaaaagaacatttgaatttgaaaataattaaatttatttatttttttggccaaacaccaaattttttttttttaatttgttgtattttaatttaaaataatattggccctgaTTGAGCTCCATATAAACGTGATTTTGTGGGAGCAAAAAGAGTCACCTGTAAACAACTAACTGCTGTATGACCCAGAAAATGGATCCCAAAGGTCCACAAAAAGGAAGTCTAAAGGAAAGTTTGACCCTTAGTAGGATCTGAATCTTCATATAAAAGTATCAGTGAAATGAATGCCGTCACTAGTGGCACGACTGGATCACATAAATATATGAGCTTGTTGTTTATACTGTCACTTTTGTTGGTAGTTAAGTGACTCTTCAATGAGCCTAATTCAGCACTTAAGGGGCGGAGTCACCCGCTGCAGTCTTGATAAC
It encodes:
- the ccn5 gene encoding WNT1-inducible-signaling pathway protein 2; the encoded protein is MDRLLCDCVTAVAVLLCVAAQVLCQLCDRSCFCPGPAPECPAGVPLVLDGCGCCQVCARQQGESCTAMLPCDGQKGLQCDSSASLPGDPGECVSQEDLSCEVNGISYHDGQSFKPSCDTYCHCRGGGVVCVPACPLNARLPTPDCPNPQFVRLPGKCCKEWVCENLENTVIQDAINAMRTDRLWPSLPRNRPLNQLPPAGPSCVEQSTQWSACSRSCGAGVSTRVSNQNSACKLQMESRLCKVRPCNDVRSVPRKPLRGQQGRCKTSYTSPGPVRLVHQGCYSARTYRLRYCGQCSDSRCCTPYRTSTAQVTFRCRGGRPLRRAVMMIHSCVCHENCPSTRFTNPALWGYRP